A segment of the Caloenas nicobarica isolate bCalNic1 chromosome 12, bCalNic1.hap1, whole genome shotgun sequence genome:
AGGCCTCTTACAGAAAAACCTGAAATCCTGTTCACATGATCAGAAATGTACTGGTTCAGCAAAGGAAGAATACAGCTACAGGAATTTAGTCTTTTACATGTCTACCTACCCCTTTAGGGTTCCATTGGCAAACCCAAAAAAGAAGGCAAGTGTTCTTTAGCTATCTCTGCCTCACTGGCTACATTCAAGTCAGACAAATGACAGTGAACAAAGCCATCTACCAAAGACAAAACTTCTGGAAAACAGGGAAGGTGAGGCTGCAAACCACACTGCATCAGTGGAAATATTCCAAAGGCCTCCTCATGATTAGGAAATTCAAAGTTCCATCATTAATCAACAAAAGGTAAAACCAGCAGGAACACCATAGAATCTGTTTGGTCTGCTTATGTTTGAAGGACAAAAGCTTTGGTCTTTTAGAAAGAAAGTCCATATTCTACTTCCAACCCTTCTTCCTAAGCTCCAGCCTCCCCTTCTCAGCTACATGATTCAGACCCTGGCTACTAAGCTTAATACTGAAGCTTGTGCAAGTTAGTAGGAAGGCACAGTGTCAAACCGTTAGCACTTTACGTAATTCAGTAAAAGTATCTGCTGGCCTCCCCACCCCACAGGAGGGGACAGCAAGGCAGCCACTGCAGTAAGCAATATAAAACTAAATGCAGTGAGACTCTACCCAAAGCCAAACAATTTCAGATTTGCCCaaataaatgtttgctttcCCAAGCCAACTTAGGAAGACGTAAATActattctttcttctgttgcttAACCCAGCAGTTGCCCAAAACTTGATAAATAAGACCATGGTCACTCTTCTGTAGTGGTTCCAGCGCAGCATGATTAGGAGTGAATGACAGAGAGGATGggacagagggagaagagagcgCAGGGCAGCGGGTGCAGGGGAGTTTACATGGACTCAAACTCATCGATGCGCTGCTTGGTGTTGCCCTGCCGAATCTGACGGAGGGTCTTGTACTTGTCTCGGCCCAGACGCATGTTCTCAGCGTGGATCATATCATTGGCTGTCTTCTTGGTTTCATCCCGAGCATTTGCCAGCTCCGAGGAGAGAGCCTTTGGAAAAGAGGGAACAGACAGCAATGGGTTAGCATGTGCCAGAGACTCAAAGCTGGACAAAGAGGTTCCTTGTTGATCATACTTAAGATCCAATATCCCTGTGGACAGGCAACAGGTAAGCCCAAATGTCTACAGTTCTGGCcaacctgctctagctgaccctgcttgagcaaggAAGTGCGACTATATGATCTtaagaggtcccttccaacctaaacaattctgcGATTCTGTGGAAGTTAACATTTTTCCCCAgcatttgaaagcagaaaacatcagGCAATCTGTCACCCTATTCATCACTGTCTAGCACAGTAAGGAGGACTGTCTCCAATGTACCTCAGAAGAATAGTCAAATGGAGGGATCCCTAAAGACAACAGGAACATCTTGCAGAATTTGAGCAACTACTAGCCTTCTACCACAAAAGAAACTTGCTGCAGAAGATAAAGGGCACCTCCGTCACTCTGCCTGTGCGTGACCACCACAGCACGATGCAGAACAAGCAAAGCCTGATGCAAGTTGGGCAGCTACAGGCAGCGTAACAAAATGCTTGCAAGGCTTGGACACCAGAGCACTGGAGTTCCTTATGAGCAGGTGGTGCAGCTGCTCCCTCCGCACTGAGCCCTTGTGCGCTGCTCTCAGTGCTCTGCAATGCAGCCCAGTCAGACAGGACAGTTACAGGCAGCCGCTTGATAGGAACAGGACCAAGTCCTCCGGTTCGCTGCAGCCAGCTGTCAGACAGCTGGTGAGACCCACACAACCACACTACGTCTGACAGATGCTGCTTTTTGGCACTGCTTGAAAACACTTCACTGCTTCCAGTGAAATGGAAGTCAAGTGCCAAGAGACAAGATCTGCCTCTGCTCAATGGTTAAGCAGCCCTCTGGCAGATCATGATCGCTCCTCTTTCCcctgcctttttgtttttttcttttttttaaataccagtAACACTTTACAGCTGCAATTAATGGCAAGAAGAACAGAAGCAGCCCCCAGATGCCCACCCTCTCTGCTGTCAACTTCTTACCTTCAAGTGCTTCTGGACCCGTTCATTCTTCTCTGCCTCAGTGGTCCGCTGCTCTTCACTGCGGTCCTTGATGGTGGCCTCCGACCGCAGCTCAGCACTGGCTTCTGCTGCATTCTCATCGTGCTCATCATCGTGCTCGTTCTCCGCGTGCATGGGCTCAGGGACATGAGGGGTGCTCATGGCAGTCTTCAGCTCCTCTTTGGTCTTTTCTAGGTCCTCCTGCACCATCTGTGCCTGCAGTAGGACATGCCACAGCGAGTCAGTCACTATAATCCTGAGTGCGCGAGACTTCTCGCAGAAGCgcacagcagcactgctgggtgCCTGTTACAGGACACCTTGCACCTCTTGCACACTCAAGTGATGTGTTCCAAAGCCACTCAGCCACAATCATTTGCAAAACTTTCTGCTGGCTAGCACTTCAGAAAAGAACAGTTATAATTCATGAAATATAGCCTATAGGCCTAGTTACTCAAAATATTTCTACGTGGAGTCAGAATAGGGCACTCAATTCcaccaagaaaagcaaagctgggTATTTACAACAGCCTCAAGCTTGCAGACACTCAGTCTAGTGTGGCAGCTAGTGCCACAAACTGATGAGCAACCTGCCACGTGCTCAGGTTATGCTTTACCTTCTGTTGCCACTCCTGGGCCTCGCTCTCTTTCTTCTGCCGGGCCAGCTCCAGCTGCGTGATCCTCGCTGTGAGTTCTGCCATCTCAGCagcctgcaaaagaaaaaagtgggaCAAAATAAAAGTACTTGCTAAATGAAGCATTTAGTCCAAGTCCCGAATCAGAACAGTCTCTCTAACATCTTCTCGGTAAGGAGAAAGCCTTCCTGTAAACTTCAGTCCCACTGATATCTCCACGATGCAAGGAAGTAaaaaggttttgggttttgttgtaggtttggttttttggtttgttttgtttggggttggtttgtttgttttaggtgtttggttttgtgtgtgcgtggttttttgaggtttgttttgtttttcttccaaacagAGCTACACAACTCAATTCTTTGAATCCAAACCAGAGAAAGCAATCGGTAAGCTCTACATGCTGTTCTCATTATcatatacaaaaaaaacccaaaaagcacAACAATCCAGATGTACTGTACGAATACACTTGTATTTAGGCATAAGCTCATCTGCTTGAGGCTAAAAAAATTACGGAACCAAACTATGCTGCCTCACTGCATTCATAGCCTGGTTCGCTTCAAAAGCTTAGATGCCAACCCTGTCACTATTTTCCCTATCCAATTTTCAGGTCACGCACTTACCAGCTGTTCCTGGGTCTTTTGTTGATCATGGGATGCTTTCAGTAGGGCCTCCTTtgcctcttctgcttctctaCGTTCTTTAGCCAGtttctctgcttcctcctgAGCTCGTTTCCTCTCCTGTTCCAGCTCCATGGCTCTGCGGGTCTGTTCTTCCAGTTCTGAAAGAATAAAGGAGCACATTTGAAGACAGATCAAGTAAAGAATGGCAGTAGAAGAAAGTGCCCTTAACACCTGCATCCTGGATAAGGGTTTTCCTTCAGAGAAACAGGTAAAGGAGACATAAGCAactctctcctttcctctccttcacaTTGTAACGGGAGCTGGAAGACTAAGAGCCAGGCCTGTTCAAAACCAGTTGAGTACTTGCCCGACTGATTTGTGGGGAATTACCCATCTCAAAGTTCTACCCTTAAAGGCAGAGAAGCATACAGCATTTTACTGGGGCAACACTGCACTGTGCGTCTAAGAGAATACTGGAATAGTTCATATTACCTTGCTGAGCTTTCTTGGTTTGCTCCTCAATTTGCTTGAGTCTCTCCATTAGCTCCTCCTTCTCACGTTCaatcttctccttctctttttctgccaactccctcttcttcttctcaTTCTCCAGCAATGCTCTGATGAGGGGGAAGTCATAATGCAATTTCAACTTAACAACTAGTCAGATTGGAGCACTTCCTAGCAAAGCTGTGAGCATACAAGAGATGTGCACTACAGCACTGAGCTGACAAGTTTTATTCCAGGTGTGTCCCTTTATAGaagtgcagaaagaaaaacactctgCTGGCATTCATCTCAATGGCAAATTCACAATGGCAATGTTAGAAGGGAAATCTCCTTATATCAGGATCCATATTAGTCCCATCAAATAGAGGGGCAAATCTTTAAGAAAGTGACAGTGGGTCACATTTATGGTGAGTGCCATTTCCATCAGCTCATTAGATATACTGAAGCAGAAAGCAACCTGCTGTATTTTTGGCTCAGGCTGATTAAGGTGCTGCCAGCAATTTATCCAGCACACGATGCTACTGTGCAGTGATAACCAAGACCAGGTTCCTCAGAACCCCACCAACCTCTCCATCTGTTTCTGATGCTTCTCCTCCCGCGCCTGTGCTTTCATCTGCTGCACCTCAATGGTATCTGGTTTACGTCTGCGCATGTAGAGCTCGTGGTTCCCCATGCAAAGGGCCAAGATTCGTTTGTTAATCCGTAACCGAGGGGCATAGAATACGAAGTCCTTGGGACAAGAAAAAGGCAGCGTGAGACCCGTTCTTCCAGCATAAGGACTCTCCTGTGTATGCAATGAGCTCCCAGACCCCAAGCTTCCTAGAACTGCTAGCCAGCTTTCTTCATTGGTGTCTAATTCACAGGTGGTGGTAGCTGGACACGCATCTTTCAGGAATGAATTTCAAGCTGACAAACACACCCGGGGCAGAACTGCCCAACTTGTTGTTAGTGTGCTGGGTTCCATCGTGAAGCGCTCCTAGCAGGTGGAGCGCACAGAACTTCACCGTTTATCACCAACACCATCAGGGGCTGGTTCCCCAGGCACACCCAGACTACGACTTCTCCCACTTAGTTATTTAATGCAATAGTTTGGCCATTCACATCAAGTGTGAAGTTTTGTCTTATGGCAGAAAGGGCGTTAAACATTATGTCCCATGGATAAATAACCTTGTTCTGTTAacaagcagcaacagcagcagggaaatgctTCCAAGCAGTAATGCAACAAGAATGACCAGAGGAACAGAAGGAATCAGCTGacataaaaaatgaataagCCTTAAAGGTGAAACCAATTATGCTCATTATAAAtgagctagaaaaaaaaaatcctcccagTGTACCCTACAAAATGGCCTGAAGcttgaaacacaaaagaaaataacttctccCTGCCACTGACTGTGAACAGCTTAAGGTTATACTGCACAAATTTCTACCCTCCCAGACAGAAATAAATCCCGACTATCACCTCACTGCCATGAGACCCATTCCACACACACTGAGCTGAACAGATCAGGTAATAAAGCACTGCTTAAGTCAGTGTTGACATTGTTGATGAAAAGATTGTGTGCAATGAGAAAGAGATCGTTCAGCTAAGAA
Coding sequences within it:
- the MSN gene encoding moesin, whose protein sequence is MPKTISVRVTTMDAELEFAIQPNTTGKQLFDQVVKTIGLREVWFFGLQYQDTKGFSTWLKLNKKVTAQDVRKESPLLFKFRAKFYPEDVAEELIQDITQRLFFLQVKEAILNDDIYCPPETAVLLASYAVQSKYGDFNKEVHKSGYLAGDKLLPQRVLEQHKLNKDQWEERIQVWHEEHRGMIREDAVLEYLKIAQDLEMYGVNYFNIKNKKGSELWLGVDALGLNIYEQNDRLTPKIGFPWSEIRNISFNDKKFVIKPIDKKAPDFVFYAPRLRINKRILALCMGNHELYMRRRKPDTIEVQQMKAQAREEKHQKQMERALLENEKKKRELAEKEKEKIEREKEELMERLKQIEEQTKKAQQELEEQTRRAMELEQERKRAQEEAEKLAKERREAEEAKEALLKASHDQQKTQEQLAAEMAELTARITQLELARQKKESEAQEWQQKAQMVQEDLEKTKEELKTAMSTPHVPEPMHAENEHDDEHDENAAEASAELRSEATIKDRSEEQRTTEAEKNERVQKHLKALSSELANARDETKKTANDMIHAENMRLGRDKYKTLRQIRQGNTKQRIDEFESM